One region of Terricaulis silvestris genomic DNA includes:
- a CDS encoding M48 family metallopeptidase gives MGEAYGLQTHIWNNNGKTVLLMLGFPVLLLLLIYALFLGFAGLSGATAGSGGTAGYFIWAGQALAQSWPFAIAGAILWFGIAYAFYQNIIDAATGAKPVERKVEPKLYNLLENLCISRGITMPSLRIIETDGLNAFATGLHKGNYSVTVTRGLMNTLTDEELEAVLAHELTHIRNADVRLLIIAVIFVGIFSFVGELAFRGLRFGAYGGGSSRRSSSSSDRGGGGAIVAIVVAIAIIAIAYALAIVIRFALSRRREYLADAGAVELTKNPDAMISALQKISGNAAVNAPSEVREMFIENPHSDFASIFATHPPIEKRIEVLMKYAGGRVNAPAAAPPIAPTAPSARPQYRKGPWG, from the coding sequence GTGGGCGAAGCTTACGGCCTGCAGACGCACATCTGGAACAACAACGGGAAGACCGTGCTCTTGATGCTCGGTTTTCCTGTTTTGCTGTTGCTGCTGATCTATGCGCTGTTTTTGGGGTTCGCGGGCCTGTCCGGTGCAACGGCGGGATCGGGCGGGACTGCCGGCTATTTCATCTGGGCTGGACAAGCACTGGCGCAATCTTGGCCGTTCGCAATTGCGGGCGCGATCCTGTGGTTCGGGATTGCATACGCGTTCTACCAGAACATCATCGATGCGGCGACGGGCGCGAAGCCGGTTGAGCGGAAGGTGGAGCCGAAGCTCTACAATCTGCTTGAGAACCTTTGCATCTCGCGCGGCATCACCATGCCTTCGCTGCGGATCATTGAGACGGATGGGCTGAACGCGTTCGCCACTGGGCTGCACAAGGGCAATTACTCCGTCACGGTGACGCGTGGGCTGATGAACACGCTGACGGACGAAGAGCTGGAAGCGGTGCTGGCGCACGAATTGACGCACATCCGAAATGCCGATGTTCGGCTGCTCATTATCGCGGTGATCTTTGTTGGCATTTTCTCGTTCGTCGGCGAGTTGGCGTTTCGTGGGTTGCGTTTTGGCGCCTACGGCGGCGGCTCGTCGCGGCGCTCTTCATCATCGTCGGATCGCGGCGGCGGCGGTGCGATCGTAGCCATTGTTGTTGCCATCGCCATCATTGCCATTGCTTATGCGCTGGCGATTGTCATTCGCTTCGCGCTGTCGCGGCGGCGAGAGTATTTGGCCGACGCCGGCGCCGTTGAGCTGACTAAGAATCCAGACGCCATGATCTCGGCGCTGCAGAAGATTTCCGGCAACGCGGCGGTCAATGCGCCGTCGGAAGTGCGCGAGATGTTCATCGAGAATCCGCATTCCGATTTCGCCAGCATTTTCGCGACGCATCCGCCGATTGAGAAGCGCATCGAAGTGCTGATGAAGTACGCGGGCGGTCGCGTTAACGCGCCTGCCGCTGCGCCACCGATTGCTCCGACCGCGCCCTCTGCACGGCCGCAGTATCGCAAGGGGCCGTGGGGATGA
- a CDS encoding LemA family protein, which produces MTLIIVLIVIVVLAVLLIGIYNRLVALRQNCNQAFADVDVQLKQRHDLIPNLVETVKGYAAHEAGTLEAVIQARNAAVSAERTGDPKAMGQAEGILGQALGRLIALSEAYPDLKANANFQQLQAELSDIENKLAAARRFFNNAVGEYNTAREQFPAVIFAGMFGFGPREFFDVGEESRASMDAAPPQVKFS; this is translated from the coding sequence ATGACTTTGATTATTGTCCTGATCGTCATCGTCGTTTTGGCGGTGCTGCTGATCGGCATCTACAACCGCCTCGTCGCGTTGCGGCAGAACTGCAACCAAGCCTTCGCCGACGTCGATGTGCAACTGAAGCAGCGGCACGATCTGATCCCGAACCTGGTCGAGACTGTGAAGGGCTACGCCGCGCACGAAGCCGGCACGCTCGAAGCGGTGATCCAGGCGCGCAACGCCGCCGTCAGCGCTGAGCGCACCGGCGATCCGAAGGCGATGGGCCAGGCGGAAGGCATTCTCGGCCAAGCACTGGGCCGGCTGATCGCGCTGAGCGAGGCTTATCCGGACCTCAAGGCCAACGCGAACTTCCAGCAACTGCAAGCCGAGCTCTCGGACATCGAGAACAAGCTCGCCGCGGCGCGCCGCTTCTTCAACAACGCTGTCGGCGAGTACAACACCGCGCGCGAGCAATTCCCGGCGGTGATCTTCGCCGGCATGTTCGGCTTCGGTCCGCGTGAGTTCTTCGACGTCGGCGAAGAGAGCCGCGCGTCGATGGATGCGGCGCCGCCTCAGGTCAAGTTCAGCTAA
- the parC gene encoding DNA topoisomerase IV subunit A, which translates to MADDITRSPEEGGRIIDEPIGEALAKRYLAYALSTITSRALPDVRDGLKPVHRRVLYAMRRLNLTADAQFRKSAKVVGDVMGDFHPHGDQSIYDALVRLAQDFNSRYPLIDGQGNFGNIDGDNPAAMRYTESRMTKAAEALLEGIDEDAVDFRPSYDGSKEEPVVLPAAFPNLLANGSSGIAVGMATNIPPHNVAELIDGCLLLIENAKATTDDLLKVIPGPDFPTGGIVVESPEAIREAYETGRGGFRVRARWHTEDLGRGMWRIVVTEIPHLVQKSKLVEALAATIEDKKAPLLGDVRDESAEEMRLVLEPKARTVEPAVLMESLFKLTALETRISLNMNVLDAQGAPRVMGLKEVLRAFLDHRRDVLQRRTAHRLEKIAARLDVLAGLLIVFLNLDEVIRIIRNEDDPKAKLIARFRLNDVQAEAILNTRLRQLRKLEEMEIRREDAALREEQKELQGLLEDTRKQWRKVAGELKETRKLFDPKTSLGKRRTELGEAAAVSAEIDLEAFVTREPVTVVLSEKGWIRALKGHVADLTEIKFKEGDGAQHIVQCQTTDKLLLFASDGRAFTLDAHKLPGGRGHGEPVRLTIEMGDIDEAVALFVYEEGAKRVVASHEGYGFVVPESEMLATKRSGKQVLNGRAMQAAKVIGDQVAVIGERKKMLIFPLSDLPEMTRGKGVKLQGYHDRGLADVKVFEKDEGLTWEDGAGRVRQVPEWKDYRGKRGGAGKVAPKGFSRSGRFSDVIG; encoded by the coding sequence ATGGCTGACGACATCACTAGGTCGCCGGAAGAAGGCGGGCGGATCATCGATGAGCCGATCGGCGAAGCGCTGGCCAAGCGTTATCTCGCCTATGCGCTCTCGACGATCACGAGCCGGGCGCTGCCGGACGTGCGCGACGGCTTGAAGCCGGTGCATCGCCGCGTGCTCTACGCGATGCGGCGCTTGAACCTCACGGCGGACGCCCAGTTCAGGAAGAGCGCGAAGGTCGTCGGCGACGTGATGGGCGACTTTCACCCGCACGGGGATCAATCGATCTACGACGCGCTGGTGCGCCTCGCGCAGGACTTTAACTCGCGCTATCCGCTGATCGACGGCCAAGGCAATTTCGGCAACATCGACGGCGATAACCCCGCTGCCATGCGCTACACCGAAAGCCGCATGACCAAAGCGGCCGAAGCGCTGCTTGAAGGTATCGACGAAGACGCGGTCGATTTCCGCCCGAGCTATGACGGCTCGAAGGAAGAGCCCGTTGTGTTGCCGGCGGCGTTTCCGAATTTGCTGGCGAACGGCTCAAGCGGCATCGCCGTCGGCATGGCGACGAACATTCCGCCGCATAATGTCGCCGAGCTGATCGATGGCTGTTTGCTGTTGATCGAGAATGCGAAGGCGACGACGGATGATTTGCTGAAGGTCATCCCTGGGCCGGATTTTCCGACAGGCGGCATCGTGGTGGAGTCCCCCGAAGCGATCCGCGAAGCTTACGAGACTGGGCGTGGCGGCTTCCGCGTGCGCGCGCGCTGGCATACGGAAGATCTCGGCCGCGGGATGTGGCGCATCGTTGTCACCGAGATTCCGCACCTGGTGCAGAAGTCGAAGCTTGTGGAAGCGCTCGCCGCAACGATTGAGGACAAGAAGGCGCCGCTGCTCGGTGACGTGCGCGACGAGAGCGCTGAAGAGATGCGGCTGGTGCTGGAGCCGAAGGCGCGGACGGTTGAGCCGGCTGTGCTGATGGAGAGCTTGTTCAAGCTCACAGCGCTGGAGACGCGTATTTCGCTCAACATGAACGTGTTGGACGCGCAGGGTGCGCCGCGGGTGATGGGTCTGAAGGAGGTGCTGCGCGCTTTCCTCGATCACCGCCGGGACGTACTCCAGCGGCGCACGGCGCATCGCTTGGAGAAGATCGCGGCGCGGTTGGACGTGTTGGCGGGCTTGCTGATCGTCTTTCTCAATCTGGATGAAGTGATCCGCATCATCCGCAATGAGGATGATCCGAAGGCGAAGCTGATAGCACGTTTCAGGCTGAACGATGTGCAGGCGGAAGCGATCCTGAACACGCGTCTCCGTCAATTGCGCAAACTCGAAGAAATGGAAATCCGCCGTGAGGATGCGGCGCTGCGTGAAGAGCAGAAGGAGCTGCAAGGCCTGCTCGAAGACACGCGAAAGCAATGGCGCAAGGTCGCGGGCGAGCTGAAGGAAACGCGCAAGCTGTTTGACCCGAAGACCAGTCTAGGCAAGCGCCGCACCGAACTGGGCGAAGCGGCGGCCGTGAGCGCGGAGATCGATCTTGAAGCGTTCGTGACGCGCGAGCCGGTGACGGTGGTGCTCTCGGAGAAGGGTTGGATCCGCGCGTTGAAGGGCCACGTCGCCGACCTGACCGAGATCAAGTTCAAGGAAGGCGATGGCGCGCAGCACATTGTGCAGTGCCAGACGACCGATAAGCTCTTGCTGTTCGCCTCCGATGGACGCGCGTTTACGCTCGATGCACACAAGCTGCCGGGCGGACGCGGACACGGCGAGCCGGTGCGGTTGACGATCGAGATGGGCGACATCGACGAGGCGGTGGCGCTGTTCGTGTACGAGGAAGGCGCCAAGCGCGTGGTGGCGAGCCATGAGGGCTACGGCTTTGTCGTGCCGGAGAGCGAGATGCTGGCGACCAAGCGCTCTGGCAAGCAGGTGCTCAACGGTCGCGCCATGCAGGCGGCGAAGGTGATTGGTGATCAGGTGGCGGTGATCGGCGAACGCAAGAAGATGCTGATCTTCCCGCTCAGCGATCTGCCGGAGATGACGCGCGGCAAGGGCGTGAAGCTGCAGGGCTACCACGATCGCGGGCTAGCCGACGTGAAAGTGTTCGAGAAGGACGAGGGCCTCACCTGGGAGGATGGCGCGGGCCGTGTGCGTCAGGTGCCTGAATGGAAGGACTATCGCGGCAAGCGCGGCGGCGCCGGCAAAGTGGCGCCGAAGGGCTTCTCGCGCTCGGGGCGCTTCTCTGACGTGATTGGATAG
- the recO gene encoding DNA repair protein RecO gives MEWVDDAIVLGARHFGEGKLVAEVFARDHGRYGGVVHAGRKSQPILQAGNVVHAGWKARLSEQLGFFSPLELAEPHATRLLDDPIALAGLSSAVTLVRAALPERQAYPQLYDAFMVLIEAMPQNDVWPALYARFELGLLSAIGYGIDLTRCAVTGETENLAWVSPRTGRAATYDAGLPHADVLLRLPRFLIDPEAQLKSGDVADAFALAGYFLERRLFDQRGENMPEARAQLIQRLGFAGRL, from the coding sequence ATGGAATGGGTGGACGACGCGATCGTGCTGGGTGCGCGGCACTTCGGCGAGGGTAAGCTCGTCGCGGAAGTGTTTGCGCGCGATCACGGCCGTTATGGCGGCGTCGTGCATGCAGGGCGGAAGTCGCAGCCGATTTTGCAGGCGGGCAACGTCGTGCATGCTGGCTGGAAGGCGCGGCTCTCGGAGCAGCTTGGCTTCTTCAGTCCGTTGGAATTAGCCGAACCGCACGCGACGCGCCTGCTCGATGATCCGATTGCGCTCGCGGGATTGTCGTCGGCGGTCACGCTTGTGCGCGCAGCGCTGCCGGAGCGGCAGGCTTATCCGCAGCTCTATGACGCCTTCATGGTGCTGATCGAAGCGATGCCGCAGAACGATGTGTGGCCGGCGCTTTATGCGCGCTTCGAACTCGGTCTGCTCTCCGCGATCGGCTACGGCATCGATCTCACGCGCTGCGCGGTGACGGGCGAGACGGAGAACTTGGCCTGGGTCAGCCCGCGCACGGGCCGCGCAGCGACTTATGACGCTGGGCTCCCGCACGCCGATGTTCTTTTGAGGCTGCCGCGCTTTCTGATCGATCCGGAAGCGCAACTGAAATCGGGTGATGTGGCCGACGCCTTCGCGCTGGCTGGGTATTTCCTCGAGCGTCGTTTGTTCGATCAGCGTGGGGAGAACATGCCTGAAGCACGCGCCCAGCTGATCCAGCGTTTAGGATTTGCAGGACGACTTTAG
- a CDS encoding DUF433 domain-containing protein, producing MTLLDRITVEPGKMNGRPCVRGMRIRVIDVLASGVTNEDILRDYPCLEADDLRACVAYASKQLGSSVEVR from the coding sequence ATGACACTTTTGGATCGCATCACGGTCGAGCCTGGCAAGATGAACGGACGGCCCTGTGTCCGGGGGATGCGCATTCGCGTTATCGACGTACTCGCCAGCGGAGTGACTAACGAAGACATACTGCGCGATTATCCTTGTCTTGAAGCAGATGATCTTCGCGCTTGTGTGGCGTACGCGTCAAAGCAGCTCGGTTCGTCCGTAGAAGTCCGCTGA
- the era gene encoding GTPase Era yields the protein MAERRCGVVAVLGAPNAGKSTLVNSIVGAKVAAVTQKVQTTRALVRGIAMRDQVQLILIDTPGVFAPKRRLDRAMVAAAWSALEGADAIVHVVDSPAHAPDGAKKGADAHSVQDTASITRALKERDTPSILALNKTDAIARPALLEITRDLVEQGLYTDVFMISARKGEGVDDLARTLVDRAPEGPWLFPEDQTMDAPARVLASEITREKAFLRLHEELPYELTVETETWEERKDGSAKIDQTIFVSRESQRKIAIGAKGQTIKTIGELARKEMEEAFDRRIHLFLHVKVREGWTEERALYQRLGLDYEA from the coding sequence ATGGCTGAGCGACGTTGTGGTGTCGTTGCGGTGCTCGGTGCGCCGAACGCTGGCAAATCCACACTGGTGAACTCGATTGTCGGCGCCAAGGTCGCGGCGGTGACGCAGAAGGTGCAGACCACGCGCGCCTTGGTTCGCGGCATTGCCATGCGCGACCAGGTGCAGCTCATTCTGATCGATACGCCCGGCGTGTTTGCGCCGAAGCGCCGTCTCGACCGCGCCATGGTGGCGGCGGCCTGGAGCGCGCTCGAAGGCGCCGACGCGATCGTGCACGTCGTGGATTCACCGGCGCACGCGCCGGATGGCGCCAAGAAGGGCGCTGACGCGCATTCGGTGCAAGACACCGCGTCGATCACGCGGGCGTTGAAGGAACGCGACACGCCATCGATTCTGGCGCTCAATAAGACGGACGCCATCGCGCGTCCGGCGCTGTTGGAAATCACGCGCGATCTGGTTGAGCAAGGCCTTTACACCGACGTCTTCATGATCTCTGCGCGGAAGGGCGAAGGCGTTGACGATCTCGCGCGTACGCTTGTTGATCGCGCACCGGAGGGTCCGTGGCTTTTCCCCGAAGATCAAACCATGGACGCGCCGGCGCGCGTGCTCGCCTCGGAGATCACGCGCGAGAAGGCATTTCTGCGCTTGCACGAAGAGCTGCCGTACGAACTCACGGTCGAGACCGAGACGTGGGAAGAGCGCAAGGACGGCTCTGCCAAGATTGATCAGACCATTTTCGTCTCACGCGAAAGTCAGCGCAAAATTGCCATCGGCGCCAAGGGCCAGACCATCAAGACCATCGGCGAACTCGCGCGTAAAGAGATGGAGGAGGCGTTCGATCGCCGCATCCACCTCTTCCTACACGTGAAGGTGCGCGAAGGCTGGACCGAAGAACGCGCGCTGTATCAACGCTTGGGGCTGGATTACGAGGCGTGA
- the rnc gene encoding ribonuclease III, whose amino-acid sequence MSTAHQHDGQLAELEQRIGYVFKQRALLREALTHGSVQDGKKQRDYDRLEFLGDRVLGLVVSERLFAEHQSEQEGELAPRYNALVNMHACATAARAAGLGEALILSPSEEANGGRNKEAILGDICESVIAALYLDGGFEVAKAFITRFWGDAFDDVKTAPRDAKTALQEWTAARKKGLSYAVIEQSGPEHAPHFVVEARVDGFPPVRGEGGSKREAQRAAASSFLKARGVHG is encoded by the coding sequence TTGAGCACGGCGCACCAGCACGACGGCCAGCTTGCGGAGCTGGAACAGCGCATCGGCTACGTCTTCAAACAGCGTGCGCTGCTGCGCGAAGCGCTGACGCACGGCAGCGTGCAAGACGGCAAGAAGCAGCGCGATTACGACCGACTCGAGTTTCTGGGAGATCGCGTACTGGGCTTGGTCGTGTCCGAGCGACTCTTTGCCGAACATCAAAGCGAACAAGAGGGCGAGTTGGCGCCGCGTTACAATGCGCTGGTCAACATGCACGCCTGCGCCACCGCTGCGCGCGCAGCTGGGCTCGGCGAGGCGCTCATTCTCTCCCCTTCCGAAGAGGCCAATGGCGGGCGCAACAAGGAAGCCATTCTGGGCGATATCTGCGAGTCCGTGATCGCAGCGCTCTACCTCGACGGCGGCTTCGAGGTGGCCAAGGCTTTCATCACGCGCTTCTGGGGCGATGCGTTCGACGATGTCAAAACCGCGCCCCGCGACGCCAAGACCGCGCTGCAGGAGTGGACGGCGGCGCGCAAGAAGGGCTTAAGCTACGCCGTGATCGAACAATCCGGACCAGAGCACGCGCCGCACTTCGTCGTCGAAGCGCGGGTCGACGGCTTTCCGCCAGTGCGCGGCGAGGGAGGCTCCAAGCGCGAAGCGCAACGTGCGGCGGCGTCGTCGTTTCTGAAGGCGCGAGGCGTTCATGGCTGA
- the lepB gene encoding signal peptidase I codes for MSMSTTSSSSQQPAMDVFWDNVKTILYALALAMVLRFTIAQPFRIPSGSMQPTLEVGDYIVVTKWSYGYGRFSFAPLEGLLPRGRLFGSQPQRGDVVVFRPLPEPDRDFIKRLIGMPGDRIQVINGAVHINGEPITRESLGAVSFENEAGFVEQIPAWRETLPNGVSYTTFDKNPRGELDNTRVFVVPDGNYFMMGDDRDNSADSRVPSVVGFVPYDNLVGPAQFTVVSFDSSTSIFRPWTLFTGFRGERFLKSVN; via the coding sequence ATGAGCATGAGCACTACCTCTTCTTCTTCGCAGCAGCCGGCGATGGATGTCTTCTGGGACAACGTGAAGACGATCCTCTACGCGCTGGCGCTGGCCATGGTGCTCCGCTTCACCATCGCTCAGCCCTTCCGCATTCCGTCCGGCTCGATGCAGCCGACGCTGGAAGTCGGCGACTACATCGTGGTGACAAAATGGTCCTACGGCTACGGGCGCTTTTCGTTTGCGCCGCTCGAAGGCCTGCTGCCTCGTGGGCGTCTGTTCGGCAGCCAACCGCAACGCGGCGACGTTGTCGTATTCCGTCCGCTGCCCGAACCGGACCGCGACTTCATTAAGCGCCTCATCGGCATGCCCGGCGACCGCATCCAGGTCATCAACGGCGCCGTACACATCAATGGCGAACCGATCACGCGTGAATCATTGGGCGCCGTGTCGTTCGAAAACGAAGCGGGCTTCGTCGAACAGATCCCGGCCTGGCGCGAAACGCTGCCGAACGGCGTCAGCTACACGACGTTCGACAAGAACCCGCGCGGCGAACTCGACAACACCCGCGTATTTGTGGTGCCGGACGGCAATTACTTCATGATGGGCGACGATCGCGACAATTCCGCTGACAGCCGCGTGCCGTCGGTCGTGGGTTTCGTGCCGTACGACAACTTGGTCGGTCCGGCGCAGTTCACGGTGGTATCATTTGATTCCAGCACGTCGATCTTCCGCCCGTGGACGCTCTTTACCGGCTTCCGCGGCGAGCGCTTCCTCAAGTCTGTGAATTGA
- the acpS gene encoding holo-ACP synthase — translation MILGIGSDIIDIRRIEQTLARFGDRFTRRVYTEKERGRAERRPEQRASTYAKRFAAKEATSKALGTGMKQGVFWRDMGVANLPSGQPTMRLTGGALRRLEQLTPPGHTAHIHVSLTDDYPLAVGFVIISAELDRKEPGE, via the coding sequence ATGATCCTGGGCATCGGCTCCGACATTATCGACATCCGCCGCATCGAGCAGACGCTCGCCCGCTTTGGCGATCGCTTCACCCGCCGTGTGTATACCGAAAAGGAACGCGGCCGGGCGGAGCGCCGACCCGAGCAGCGAGCGTCCACCTACGCCAAGCGCTTCGCGGCCAAAGAGGCGACCTCCAAGGCGCTCGGTACAGGCATGAAACAAGGGGTTTTTTGGCGGGACATGGGTGTGGCGAACCTTCCCAGCGGCCAGCCCACCATGCGGCTAACGGGGGGCGCCTTGCGGCGCTTGGAACAATTGACCCCGCCCGGCCATACCGCGCACATCCACGTAAGCCTGACGGACGACTATCCGCTGGCTGTCGGCTTCGTCATCATTTCGGCTGAGTTAGACCGGAAGGAGCCGGGCGAGTGA
- a CDS encoding pyridoxine 5'-phosphate synthase yields the protein MTKRVRLGVNIDHVATIRNARGVSYPDPARAAVVALEAGADGITAHLREDRRHISDDDITRLAKMLRQRDRPLNLEMAVTSEMLAIALHHKPHAVCLVPERREERTTEGGLDVAHGHNWIAPFVQKLRDNGSRVSLFIGADPLQIEAASRTGAEVIELHTGAFCDAARDGDEGQARAILTQLVAGAQQAASLGLEVHAGHGIDYETVAPIAAIPEVAELNIGHFLVGEAIFIGLADAVSEMRRRIDAARAPG from the coding sequence ATGACGAAGCGCGTCAGGCTCGGCGTCAACATCGACCACGTCGCGACGATCCGGAATGCGCGTGGTGTTTCCTATCCCGATCCAGCGCGCGCCGCTGTTGTCGCGCTTGAAGCGGGCGCCGACGGGATCACGGCGCACTTGCGCGAAGATCGCCGGCATATTTCTGACGACGACATCACGCGGCTCGCAAAGATGTTGCGCCAACGGGATCGGCCGCTGAATCTGGAAATGGCGGTGACGTCAGAGATGCTGGCGATCGCGTTGCATCACAAACCGCACGCGGTGTGCCTGGTGCCGGAGCGGCGCGAGGAACGCACGACCGAGGGCGGGCTTGATGTCGCGCACGGCCACAACTGGATCGCCCCGTTCGTGCAGAAGCTCCGCGACAACGGCAGCCGCGTATCGCTCTTCATCGGCGCCGATCCGCTGCAGATTGAAGCGGCGAGCCGCACCGGCGCCGAGGTGATCGAGTTACACACCGGCGCTTTCTGCGACGCCGCGCGTGACGGCGACGAAGGCCAAGCACGCGCCATCCTCACGCAGCTTGTTGCCGGCGCTCAGCAGGCGGCGTCGCTCGGGCTGGAAGTCCACGCCGGTCATGGCATCGACTACGAGACGGTCGCGCCGATTGCCGCCATCCCCGAGGTGGCGGAACTCAACATCGGCCACTTCCTAGTGGGCGAGGCGATCTTCATCGGGCTGGCGGACGCCGTGTCGGAAATGCGGCGGCGCATCGACGCGGCCCGGGCGCCCGGTTAA
- the pyrE gene encoding orotate phosphoribosyltransferase, whose translation MNQDQALDEFRAAGALLEGHFILSSGLHSPVFFQKNAVFMDPARTERLCKALAKKAEAAFGKIDVVVSPAVGAIIPGYETARHLGARAMFVEREKGEFQLRRGFEIKPGERVLMVEDVVTTGLSSRECLDAIRGHPGELVGAACLIDRSGGKADIGAKLVSLASVNAPAYPADQLPPELAALPAIKPGSRGLAA comes from the coding sequence ATGAATCAAGACCAAGCTCTCGACGAGTTCCGCGCGGCCGGCGCCTTGCTGGAGGGGCACTTCATCCTCTCTTCTGGTCTCCATTCGCCGGTGTTCTTCCAGAAGAACGCCGTGTTCATGGATCCGGCGCGGACCGAGCGACTGTGCAAAGCGCTGGCGAAGAAGGCGGAGGCGGCGTTCGGCAAGATCGACGTGGTGGTGTCGCCAGCAGTTGGCGCGATCATTCCGGGATACGAAACGGCGCGCCATCTCGGGGCGCGCGCGATGTTCGTGGAGCGCGAGAAGGGTGAGTTTCAGTTGCGGCGCGGGTTTGAGATTAAGCCGGGGGAGCGCGTGCTGATGGTCGAGGACGTGGTGACCACGGGCTTGTCGTCGCGTGAATGCTTAGACGCTATTCGTGGCCATCCCGGAGAACTCGTTGGCGCGGCGTGCTTGATCGATCGCTCCGGCGGCAAGGCTGACATTGGCGCAAAGCTCGTTTCGCTCGCGAGTGTCAACGCGCCAGCTTATCCCGCTGATCAACTGCCGCCGGAACTCGCGGCGCTCCCCGCGATCAAACCAGGCTCGCGCGGTCTCGCAGCATGA